From a region of the Podarcis muralis chromosome 16, rPodMur119.hap1.1, whole genome shotgun sequence genome:
- the LOC114586973 gene encoding interferon-inducible GTPase 5-like encodes MGVFSNFAIIKLSPCYTDRCFITRLPLIQCCLPGLFPLGRPRSSWPAVASRAEEDDDDNGDNDSDSDKTRLSKEQIEDLKRAFEKGSFSDLSERLQDALHFLENICLDVGVTGEPGAGKSTFINTFLDLHEEDVGAAPTSGAGTSKDPVAYSHPKYTNVVLWDLPSISAPDFSVRTYLEEIKVSRYDCFIILASQRFTSAHAKLSRHIKKAGKDVYFVLSKVDAELEAARQTQPSGFSEAVALQKIREACVQDLQAERVKAPKVFLISSVVASKYDFPLLGESLSETQGVQKSHSFILATPNISHRILEKKKAAMVEHMWLVSAVACGQQAVPIPALSIACNVDLLAKTLQGYCVSFGLDDSSLRKAAEHTGQPLEQLKALVKSPLAVAITEEQVVELLMEAASKALKLPRDLVPVAEVGPSFTVVYNMLKIFVDEAAADAHRVLLKVFMSHRPRSESDQHVVSPGGSRGIISPSDTET; translated from the coding sequence TCTTTAGTAACTTTGCCATAATAAAGTTGAGTCCCTGCTATACCGATCGGTGTTTTATTACAAGGCTCCCATTAATTCAGTGTTGCTTGCCTGGTCTTTTCCCCCTAGGCCGACCACGGTCTTCTTGGCCAGCAGTTGCCTCAAGGGCAGAGGAGGACGACGATGACAACGGCGACAATGACAGTGACAGTGACAAAACCAGACTGTCCAAGGAGCAGATCGAGGACCTCAAAAGGGCCTTTGAGAAAGGGAGTTTTTCTGACCTATCCGAGAGGCTCCAAGACGCTCTTCACTTCCTGGAGAACATCTGCCTGGATGTGGGTGTCACTGGTGAACCTGGAGCAGGCAAGTCCACCTTCATCAACACCTTCCTGGATCTGCATGAGGAGGATGTGGGTGCTGCTCCTACCAGTGGGGCAGGCACCAGTAAGGACCCTGTGGCTTATTCACACCCCAAGTACACCAACGTGGTTCTGTGGGACCTGCCAAGCATCAGTGCTCCTGATTTCAGCGTGAGAACTTACCTGGAGGAGATCAAAGTCTCCCGCTATGACTGCTTCATCATCCTTGCCTCTCAGCGCTTCACCTCTGCCCACGCCAAACTGTCTCGTCACATCAAGAAAGCTGGCAAGGACGTTTACTTTGTCCTCTCCAAGGTGGATGCGGAGCTGGAAGCTGCCCGCCAGACCCAACCGTCTGGCTTCAGCGAAGCGGTGGCCCTGCAGAAGATCCGAGAGGCCTGTGTGCAAGACCTCCAGGCCGAGCGAGTGAAAGCCCCCAAGGTATTCCTGATCTCCAGCGTTGTGGCCAGCAAGTACGACTTCCCCCTCCTTGGGGAGAGCCTCAGCGAGACCCAGGGTGTGCAGAAGAGCCACTCCTTCATCTTAGCCACCCCCAACATCTCCCACCGCATCCTGGAGAAGAAGAAGGCCGCCATGGTTGAGCACATGTGGCTGGTCTCGGCAGTAGCCTGCGGCCAACAGGCTGTGCCCATCCCGGCACTTTCGATCGCATGCAACGTGGACCTCCTGGCCAAGACCCTGCAGGGCTACTGCGTCAGCTTCGGCTTGGATGATTCCTCCTTAAGGAAAGCAGCTGAGCACACGGGGCAACCTTTGGAGCAGCTCAAAGCCCTGGTCAAGTCACCGCTGGCTGTGGCCATCACCGAGGAGCAGGTGGTGGAGCTGCTGATGGAGGCAGCCAGCAAAGcactgaagctgcccagagaccTGGTGCCAGTGGCTGAGGTGGGCCCGTCGTTCACCGTGGTGTACAATATGCTGAAGATTTTTGTGGACGAGGCGGCGGCAGATGCCCACCGGGTGCTGCTCAAAGTGTTTATGAGCCACAGGCCTAGAAGTGAGTCAGACCAACATGTCGTGAGCCCTGGAGGCAGCAGAGGGATCATCTCACCCAGTGACACAGAAACATAA